Part of the Diprion similis isolate iyDipSimi1 chromosome 4, iyDipSimi1.1, whole genome shotgun sequence genome is shown below.
ttacttttctttctccaCTTTTTAATTTGGAAGCCCTCGTATTCAATAATTATCACTGTTATCATTTTGATTtacgataattgaaaaaaaaacgtcgctaatttttttcttcatagaaaattttctgcaccTTCATCATTCGGTAGAACAAGACGAAAATATCTGGTTATTTATTGAATCACGGGCGATTACTTATACATCGTACGTTCGTGTATAAGTAACGTTCAAATCTATGAAATGTTGAGACAGAATAACCAATTcaagtacatttttttaagttttgcACACTTCCCAATTACACGTGTacctgagaaaaaattaatgcatCGCGTTTAAGCTATCGTTAAGTAGGCCATGTAGccaaatacatatgtatacacaagACTTATATGACTCGCAAACGTGTTTATAATACAATTATGTCGATTGATAATAAACTTGAATAGGAATTTAACATCTGTAATACTGTGATGTTGTTGGATTTAAAGTTTAAACGGTAAAAGTCGCATTATTTCAagtttaaatttaaaacaaagtaaatacgtacatacatgacTGAAATAACTTCCCAGACTTGTGGATTTAATGTTTTTGTTCCATTTTAAAGTTATCAGTATAATATGCGACAAGATAATCTTCTAAAGAACTTTGAAGTAAAGTAATTTTACAACGAAACTGGATGTACTGTACTTTGTATcgttctatatatacatacatatatatatatatatatatatatatatatatatatacatatacacacatacacatacatatatgtataatatatgcatacgtatattcagataatatatatatatatatatatatatatatatatatatatatatatatatatatatatatatatatatgtatatacatatataaatattaactGTAAATTTGTATCGCGTATAAATTTCTACTAAATAAAGTACTATCgacataaaaaatatgtctTATGTGCATTTGTTGCGCTCATTTTATGGTTTGTACCAAAATGATAATCAAAATGATGATTGCTATTGTCACGCAGATCATAATGAAGATCATTTTCTGTggacaaaaagaaatttttgacgtCAGTTTCCTATCaagaaattattgttattacatcGTCAAtgtttaatgataataatctaaataaaatattgcaagTGTATTGTTCAATTTAATTACTGAGCATGAATCATGATGAAATAAGTAATCAATCATAACATTTCGAGCAAAAGGCCaacaaatcaataaatataatgtacaaaaacGACTCCATTGCACATTACGAGtaagcaatattgaaaatgtaaatttttttttctgctcaactattttaaacattctttatttctcaattttccaaCATTCACAATTACAATTAAACTCTTAATGGCTtggaatacatttttatagAAGTGAAAAGCATTTGAATAATGACAAAACTAAGAAGCACTAATTATTCGAAAGATTGTGCTGCTGGCAAAATTACATAAGTATGTATAGGCATATGTACTTGCGGCAAATTAGAGTATTAATGTAATGTATGTGTAATGTGTAGTGCAGTGAAGTTTTTATGCGTGTGCCGATGTTGTACGAAAGGTTGACTacgcaaattttttgttctgtgTTTCATGTGCGTTGGGTGTAGTTTTATCTGCCAATAATACCTACTATAATTACTGGTTGTGTTCTgtgttatgtataataatcatgTGTTGTTTGTTTGGTGTTGCAGTTGTGTTTTAGAATTATAACTAAAGGATTGTGTACACGTGCATTGCTGTGTGGATTTAATGCGCATGCTGTTGTTGTGGGATAAAGGTGACACGTTTTGAGTTCAGTACTATTTCAGACAATGCCAGGACATTTAATGATTGTCGAATATTGTGTAACATGTAACGTTTACGTGTTGTTCGTATGATACAGCATTTGTGTACTAGAAGATTCATTAACACAAAATGTGCCCACTGTCAAacctgtatacatacacactaAATCTAACaatctataaaaattcataaataaaaggaaaaaaaaaaatatatatatataggtatatacaaacAAAGCAATAATCTTCTTATGAGAACAAGAGAAGGAGAATCATGTCATCTATCTATTGAAGCTACGTAATCCGTAATAGTGCACGAAAATGTATGTTTCTATTTgctacaaaaaataaaacacagtATGAAGTAACATACGTATTAcatgaattgagaaaactgTCAGTggcagttttttatttcttcgatgTAATGCTTTCCAGGCTGTGGAAATGTTATTAAGAagagataattgaaatttttttaataattatgtattaGGGTAATAAAAGATGAACGAAAATCGTGCagtttaaaatattcaatcgaCGTGTAATATCTTATTTATCTGCTGAATGGTGCTGATTATTATTCAGTTATGtacatgcaaaaattatttactaattgttttttcttaagaatttctaaagaatattaaaaaaatttctacaatgcAATTATGCTCGTCAGTGAAagtattatttgtaaaattttaatttttcaaaattaacgaGTGTAAAGCGGGTGGATAAACAGTTAGAATGCACAAAGGACCTATTTTTGTAACCAGTTTTTATTCACatgtcttctttttcttcggacttttcttctttttctccttcttaaTATCACTACCACTAGCTATTCTATAtttcacatatatgtatacgagaGTCTCGACTTTCTtctgttgaaaataaagtgagaaatcaattgaaaacGTCAATGTCTAAATTTTACTCTTTATCCTATATATCATAACACtgtgtatgtatactataGGATTTAAGACGGTGGTACAAACACACAACGCACGGATCGGTTAAAGAGTTTGGGTAAATTAGGGCATTTTGGATAAAAAGGGTAGAATCCTCAGGGTAGAATCAagtatgaaatatttataaatagatgtataatatatatcaaaCCAAAAAGTAATACGGTATCAAATTTCGTACGGAATTAGCTTTTTCTTTGaatcacgaattttttaataatgtgGAATTAtaacgaagtaaaaaaaaatttcatcaaataaaaatagtagCAATTCTATGATATTGTTCTGTTACGTGTGTGAGTATTTTGTGTATCATATAACTACAAAATGGATTAATACTGTGTATTCATAGCTTATACAATTTCAAGCCATGTTCAATAAACTGCATCTAGATAAAATATCAGCCAAAACTCACAAGCACGTGATGAAAATATACCGATACGTTGAATAAACTAAATATTTACTAATTGAAATTCTGTTCTCTTTCGTCACCATACGTGTAGAAGGGAAGATCCGATCGAGCATTGTTCAAACAAAACTTAATCCTAAAGCTCCTTCGATCTTTCACTTTGCTCCCCTATCCTTATACACCCTGattgaaagaatgaaaaaatgatgtaTTAAATAACTGGGTATAACAATTGacggttatatatatatacaggataTAAAAcatatcgtggatatcgttctTTTTGGTTTGATACTTATCTATATTGACAGATTTTACCTTACGTGCTTTGCTTCTATATTCTTCTGCTTGCCCGAGTTGACCTTGTGCTTGACCAACGTGGTCCTTGGTTTGCGTGACACAGTATTCAATGCGGTCCACTAACTCACCCTGCGACATCGTACGCAGGGAGCCGAAGGAGGAATGGAAGAGGATAGCAGGGAAGGaaggaggaaaaaggaaaCCCAAAGAAGAGCAGGAATATtgggagatttttttctcgacgaGGAGATAATACATATGTGACACAACCCCAAATAGATACAACACCAAACATATtatataaagatatataaAGTACAGCAATGATGATACATGATTATATCGCATACGCACGTCGtcacataatatatatatataaatacacatatatgtacattatatagatgtatatgtatatttatataaacagATGGTAGTACAGTAATAAGTATAGTTAGCGTTCAAGTTAGTAGTCAGAGCAGTAATGGACAGAGACACAACCAGAACACCCATGTTAAGAACAGAACAAACACCGTCACATTTTTAAGCACCACGCACACACAtgttataatgtataatatatagattAGTAGTTTAGTTATGTAATAAtcgtatgtgaaaaaaaaaaacccaagaTGAAACGGAAAACCGCAAAAGCGATTATAGAGTAGTGAATGTGGAAAGAATCcattgtttttaattaaaagtattaaaatgcggagtggagagagagagaaaaataatacggTTCATGGGAAACATTGGTGCGGAAGAATGGGGAATGCGTAAAACAAGGGGATGACGGATTTGCAATAGGATGAGGGTAAGAAGgacaaggagaaaaaaaagtgaccaattAGAAATGTACGATCACGAAtgtcatttttataaatatgggAGGGACTCACCCGTCGAGCTTTGCTTTGATACTTGAGTGCTTTTTTGGTGTCCTGTGTGGCCGTCTGAACGTAGTCAACGGCATGTTCCACGTGGTATTCTATGCGATCTATCATCTCTCCCTAAAGCACGCGACGCAACCCAATGGTAACGGGAAGATATTGTTAGTTTTAGAATAAACCAGTTTCTATCATGCATCCGCAGTACAGATCGATATTATAAGATGAGGTGTAAGGATTAAGATATTTGTATTATTAACGGATATAATTATCAAATTGTCTTTCAATGAATGCGATCATATCCTCACTCAGAATGTAACGCAGAACAAAATGCATACTGACAAGTTTACTACAAATGTAATAGAAGTCAGGTTCTGCAATATCACAATATCCTCTAAAAGgatctttgattttcttccAACAACAATTTGTCCGTAATGTTACgcgaattttattatatcacAGCAATTATCGGATTTATAAAAACGAATCGATATAAATCACAGATATTTGAGTGAGGAAACACATCAGTGAAAGCAATTTGATATTGAAACTATATGTTACCCCAAACAGTGGTAATTATTGTAACGTGCAAAATGTAAACAGCAGGAATTAGATTTATCAACCTAGTCATCATCATCTTGCAGGAATCCATTATACTGTAGAGTTTTTTCAGTTGAACAGGTTAAATTCAAATACTGATTAAATCTGagtaacgaaaaattaaagGAATACTTGAATCGTCAAGTTGgctgtttgaaaatatggaaCGTCAGAATTCTTTTAGAAAATCTTTGTATTCTCCCGAATGCCGAAAATCAAATACATCTAAGTATAtgtctatttttttctgtacaagaTGAATCAACGTCAGCtggtatattttttgaattagCAGTTTAGTGTGAACATAGATATTGCCGTTTGCAATTAAGAATCAAACGATTAAGTGATACAAGGGTTACCAGGAAGGGTTAATTGCGTCGCGTTATTTTCGCTTATATATTACGTTGAACGAATTAACAatactgaaataaattcatccgACTAAACAGATCCCTCGgaggaaatgaaattattttcatagttGAACGTTGGACGTGAACGTGTGATATAACTGATCTGCGATTGTACTCACGATAAAAGAAGTCTGATACAATACATTGGAATGAAAATAGCGACGATAGCGAGTTACGAAAACGATTTTAACCGTCGAAGAAAGCGTGCAACTTCTCCTTCAATCAGTCTACGAAATGGCTAATTTTCGCATACAATTAACCCTCGCCGTTTCAGGCATAGAATCACCGGCTACCACCCTCTACCACGCTGCCATAATAATCGTGAATATAATCTGCAATTAAAACTTCCCCCATCCCTTTTGTTTTAACGCCAGTTGAACGCTCACTGCTACCAAATTCCAAATAATATCTCCCCCTTTCTAAATGCGAGGggaaacaattaatttttagaACCTGTTGGGGAGAATAGTCACACTATTACATAACATGGCAACTGCAATAGTAATTTAGAAACGTAATTTCAACGGAAATTGCCCAAAGCTCTTGAACTTCGATGCAAGCGCAAACGCGTAAGTTCAAAGCGCGTAATTCACACGAATGGTGTGAgtaatttcgtaaaaaaacaaaaaaaaaaaaaaaaacgcatggTGTATAAGTGAATTTACGACTGTAAATTAATATTGCAGTTTAGATATCAACTTGAACATTTTAATaccatgaataataatttaaatccGACGATTTCAACGACACAATTATCAGTTACATGACTTATTGTATTGGAGAATAATCATACCAACCAACTTCGTGTCGATTTGAATGAGATTCAGCAATTTCACGTAGCTTCGTTAATGATggatggatatttttttaacgagtCACGAAGTGACTTTTCTGACGATTTTCCAATACGTTTGAGTGTTTTTAAAATCTTGAGAGGACAGGCGTTACATGATTTCTGCATTTTGAAGGGTAAAATTTACTGATTTTAACAGAACtgacgaaaattgaaagattcTATTTAACGCTCCAAATAActgtaagaaagaaaacactTTAGCCGTATGTTAATTCGAAAaggtattttcatttcatatatTAAAATGAACATAATTCAGTGAGGTTCATTGATTAGTTCACTTAATTTACCAATCTCGTGATGCCAGGACCCAAAAAATTTGAGTAactgattgaataaattgagtaAGTTGTGTACGGTAAGAGATGACTCACCTGACTTTCGACTAACATAGCCATATCCATGAACATATCGTGGAGTTCCCTGATGGAGTTTTCTAATTTAATGATGTCAGCGTGTCGAGCTTCGATGTCTGCCAGCGTCTGTTTCGCTTGTTGCGTTTCCATTATAATCTGTATCGTAAAGAAGTTTAATTTATCGGtatatacaaaaaagaaacggttTGATGTATCATTGATTAAGTCAATTTGTACCAAGGAGAAGCGTTTATTTGATTCATCACATTGAATTTCGTGTGTGTGCGGTAAACGCGAAAACCAGCTAGGCATTATGAAAGAGAAGAGCTGGGCAAAAATTTAGCGCTACCACGATCAACGATCTTCATCTTAAAAAGATGAAGCATGATTCCAAGGAGCTCCGACCAGCCGATCGAGGATACATCTATTAAACTCATAGGGttctggttttattttttcaattcctgaggatcgaattagtctagggtcataaaaatcgattctacgattaagaattttttgggtcgaaaaaatttgaccgATTTTAAATAAtgctaaaattaatttttttatgcatcatttcgacgtaatttcgtgATAAAAATCGATTAGACGCAGTCTAGAGGCGGTGTGATCAGTGGATGCACAGATACAGTAGAAAAACaggcaaaaaaaagtttttcctcaGGTGTTGGCCccaaaatgttttaaaatttgtttgacAATTTATCAGAAATTACTCCTTAATATCGACTTCCTaacaggataaaaaaaaatctcgtgtAATCTGGCTGATGGTTTTCGAACTTTGGTATACTTTTACATcatttatattaataaaaattttaaaatggaGTCACCGAATTATTTCTCCTGAGCGCACAACCCTCCGTTTACAGGCAGTCGATGACGTTGAATTTGAGGCAAGGGTTCATTTTAATTGTAGGAAAAGTACTCGCAAAGCATTGAATGATCACAAGACAACGGATAATAAGAAAATCAATGTATTGCCCtgctttttcctcttcattttaCATCTACCAAAACTGATCTAACCCTTGGAtagaaaaacactttaaacCATCGCAaaatacacaattttttttcaaattttgagccCAGCTCGTTTTATCCTGGTTACAACGCGGCAAGCACTGCAACtttcgaaacgaagacgaggatagaaaaaaaaccagattGCCCAGAACTAGATCTTATAATCTGATTCTTCACTGCGGATACGCGTTTTCTCGTGGTGAACAAGAAGAAACAACACCGATCATTCATTATCGAGGaagcgtgaaaattttcttccgtcAAAGTTTTTCATACTAGGTACACAATTGTGGAAAATAAAGCTCAAACTTACCCCCTGCGTAAAGACAGCTGGGTTTCCTTGTTCCAACATTTCTTCAAGCTCTTCGTTAGTCGTCGTTCTCCCCGCTGGAAATGACGAttgtatttaataataatcctTGATTCATGGGGAGAAATATATGAGAGAGGAACTCTCGTCAGGTAAGACGACTTACTGATTTCAAGCTGCCGTTGTATCCTTCCCTTACATCGCTCTCGATAGTCGGTCTGCGTACGATTGTATTCAGTCATCACCTCGACGAATTTCCTTGACAACGTCGAATGTTGCGTCTTGCGTATCCTCAGGTCTGCCGACGATTTGTTCGTATGTTCTTCCTGCTCGATGTTTTGCTCTATCACTGGAATATTGTCATTAAACCAATTCAAGATCAAATTCTACTCATCACACTACATGAGGGGAGAAACTTTTTCACGTTAGAAAATCTCTagttcgaatttttcattgctTGTCTAGCTTTGCATAAATAAGAGTTTATTGTGCatagaaaggagaaaaaaaatcgttgaaatggCATGTGAACAAACAAAAGTTACTGCgaattattatcgataaaTATGTCATCATACTCACCCTTTAATTTAGCCCGAACTTTGTTGGCAGTTTTCTTTATATCAGCCATCAGATCTTCGAGTTCCATTTTCACCTCTGAAACAGATGAAGTCAACAAATTACCGGAATGACAAACTAGTAtcagtttaaaaaagtaattagACCAGAGCTTCTTAAGGCACGATTAATAATTCCTGTTACCCGGAATATCCCAGAGTTGTAcgcgtataataaaattttgaaatctctctctcacacatcTACACATGGATGATACTAGCAGTGAGAAATTTACGcttaatttcatgaaaatgaCTAATAGTTTTTGTAACGTTGTATATACTTCCAAATTATCACCGCTAAcccaaaattttgtcaaagatAGATGATTCGTCGTATTGGAAAGCCATTCGCGAAATGTGCATGAACATTTCTCACCAAGTAGAAAAGAAGATGACTAACTAACTGCCGTTCTTCCGTTCTTCGGTAAGTATAGATAATTGCGTTTCGGTATTTAATCCAGATGCTTGAACggttacaagaaaaaattcccctccctttttgaaaatctgggtgaaatttcatcaagttGACGAGCCGATGTTACAACATCTCGTTTGCAAGTGATCGCATGTTTGCCATGGTTGACCTTCGACCTCGACCTCGACATTGGTAGCACCGATCGTAGGTCGGTACCACCTACGGTATTCCACGGTATTCTAAAAGCAAGCTACGCACTAATGCCGCGTAGGTGTTGTAGGTAGAGGTGTAAACCTGATGTGGATGAAAGGTTCGCCCACGTTTGAACTCTGACCGTTACTGCGATACGTTTAGCCGTCAACATCGGGTTCCCACCCCCGCCTCCGCGCCGATAATACTCGATACACAATACGGGGTTGACGATAGTCGCCCACCCCTGCTGCGGACGTGTAAACTCCACATTGCACTGACACAAGTATCTTCAAATATACGTGCAGCAGCATTTTCCCACCAGGTAAGAGGGTgcgcgtgaattttttttattcgttacgTACAGACGAGTAACGCCGACCTTTCGGCCCACATTCTGCGGATGAAtaagggagagggagagagatgaAAAGACAGAAATAAAGACTGTTCTCGAAGCACGTTTTCCGTGGGCGTTCGATGGCTCATGTATTCATTTTACGTGTACGCGATTAATTCTGACTCGAGGAACAGAActcgatgaaaaacaaaaaataggaAACATTGTCATTAGGCAGCTAGAAATCTTTATTTAGGAATTTCGCTTCAGGCATTATACTGCGaggaaaacaagttttcccaAAACATTCTCTAGAGTTTTGAGAGAAGTTTTCATCTCTGGTATCGGTTGGCATGAGAACGAGTTAAAGCGTTGCGCCTTGTCGAATTAACTCACAAACGAAATATTCGATCAACCCCCTCGTGTCGCACGGAATATTGCGAGCGTGTAGAGACATATAGGACATTCCACATTATAAAAGGTCTGTCGCTACTTTGAAAGAAGACGGCGATAGCcaatttcggcaaaaatcgTTTATAATTTCCACGGATTTAGCAACGTTCATTTTATAggtgtatcaaatttttatacaagaataataatgcggttgtatatatgtaacagTGGATAATATTATAGTTGACATAAAAGTTCGTGTCAATTCTGTACGGCGTATTATCGAGTATTACGGCTGTGTCCGGGCTTTCCATTAAAGGTCAGAGTACCCCATGTTCCGACGAGAATTATATAACCTATAAGATTTGTCACAAGTAAACGTCAGTCgaatatatgaaaatgttcattttattcttattcttctttaattaaattaaatgaattaattctttcattttcttcgtcaaTAACATAAAACATCATATATCTAAGTTTATTGAATGTTCAATTGCGAAATGAAATTGACGAACTAATTATTCGTCgccatgaaaaatttctagctATGTTTTGCGAAGgtaattacaattttgtaGAATACATGCAGGAGATGATCAAGAATAtgacaatgagaaaaaacaTGGGCAGAAGTCTTGGTATAAATCGAGAATGCAATTTGGCTCAATTCCAAACGCTGATGCGATCCCAGGGCTTCTTTACTTCCTTGATAAGAAATTTAACTATCataattggaataaaaaaatagatactTTGATAAGGAATATCGAGGAACCCCGTCTGTTTCTTTCgtgaacaaaaaagaaataaaagccataaaaaagtgaatcaataaataactgcCAAATGCTCGCACGAGTCCATTCAAAGCAAGAATCAAAGATTTTCTCATTATCGATTCGTCGTGCTGTATAACGTATAGCCAGAGCTTTCAGTGACGTGATTAAAACgggtcaaaaattgatttcaccGTTAGAGCATGAAATCAGCTAGAAGAGACCGTCATCGTTATTCCGTCAAGCTTTATATACTCCTCTGggaattttcttttgaaacgGAGGGATTacaagaaataaatgaacTAACGCAAGAAAGCTCCGCAGGCGAATGGAAGTTAAACCGCAAGCGCAAATTTCCTCGAAAGATTTTTGCGGATCGATACCCTCGGATATTATATTTCCGGTATGCGGTGTAAGGTATAGGATTTCACAGGAGGTACTTCAGGGAGCATGCGGCACCCTTTAAACGTTAACGTCCTGCAGTAGGCAGTTTTGAATCCTTATAACATCCCCAGTTACTACTTTCGACGAAATTCGACTGGTAGGTATCTTTTTATCGGTTATCTACCCAAGCGTGTAATAAACGAATAATATCTGGCGTAGCAAAAGCTTACACCGGAAATGCTTTCGGCGTGCGTGTGTTAGCCAACATCGCATATTGCAATATGCATTATAATTCCGCTCTTACTTGAATAGCATTACTCAGTGGGAcagttatttttaaaatattacgCACCCTCGTTACACGCTACCGTATTTACGCGCATCACACACGATtcgttttctaaaaaaatatcaatacctAGAAAAtggattataaattttcatcgaggCAATTAAAATGAGGATCAAAAGTCACTGGAGTTACAACAATTCGTATAAATTACTTCGTTACCCCCCATcaaaaagggaaaaatattattattccggAAGTAAAAGGGTTTCGCTCCAAGTCTCGTTacacgaaaaaaaagtaaactatgCAACGAATCGCTGAGCTTCTTTCAGCTGAAATTCGACCAGCAACCAGACGTATTAATCAACCTCAAGGTTCGAGTGTCAGCATATCGACGGACAGGCAAGATCCCTGTTTTCTTGCTACAACACCCGCTCGATATCCGAATCGTACCTACGAAAAAGAGGTCAGTGAGTAAAACCCGAGGTAAAACCGCATTCACGCGGAGTAAAGGTATCCAGTCATCGTTTAGCTCCTTGGACAGTAACCATGCAATTTCCATGTCTCCGTTGACGTTTTAACAATACTTAAGACTGTTGGAATTCCCCACGAAACGACTCCATCGCTTTGAAACGTCCACTTCTGACCTTTAGTTACTCGTTCTGACAATCATCCCGAGAAAAGAAGCACAGATGTAACAGCAATCACGTTCTTTGATTGATTTCTCAGCAATTGGAaacagtacaaaaagtagAGATTATCATTCACCCATTTATTGATCTTTATAAAACACACAGTAGTAGGCGAGTATACCAATACGTTAGATGCACCTAACGAAACCTGATGCTGCCTCATCATGAGGTACAATGAGACACTTGAACACCATAAGATAAAATTCGAGAGAAAACTAAAATGCATCTCAATGCATCAGGTTGACATTGCAATgtcgaaattctttttctcaccTGATGCTGCATCTAGGAATTATGCACCGTACGTTATTGTGTTCCAGACTGTAATTACACGACGTCGTTACGaggtttgcaaaaatttgccAACTACGTCGACCGCGAAGAATATGGATGTCACGTAGTATAAACGCGGAAAATCGGGCGGATGAGTCTCTGCAGTCAGCAGTGTTTATTATTCGACGTTAAGACCGCAACAGATTTAgcaaaatggtgaaaattcagCACGGCAGGGTGGCTGCTCGCAATATAAGAGATGCTG
Proteins encoded:
- the LOC124406081 gene encoding syntaxin-1A isoform X2 translates to MTKDRLAALVAAQSDDDDVADEVSVNVGGQDDFMTEFFAEVEEIREMIDKIQTNVEEVKKKHSAILSAPQTDEKVKMELEDLMADIKKTANKVRAKLKVIEQNIEQEEHTNKSSADLRIRKTQHSTLSRKFVEVMTEYNRTQTDYRERCKGRIQRQLEITGRTTTNEELEEMLEQGNPAVFTQGIIMETQQAKQTLADIEARHADIIKLENSIRELHDMFMDMAMLVESQGEMIDRIEYHVEHAVDYVQTATQDTKKALKYQSKARRKKIMIMICLAILAVIVATTIGGYFGL
- the LOC124406081 gene encoding syntaxin-1A isoform X3; protein product: MTKDRLAALVAAQSDDDDVADEVSVNVGGQDDFMTEFFAEVEEIREMIDKIQTNVEEVKKKHSAILSAPQTDEKVKMELEDLMADIKKTANKVRAKLKVIEQNIEQEEHTNKSSADLRIRKTQHSTLSRKFVEVMTEYNRTQTDYRERCKGRIQRQLEITGRTTTNEELEEMLEQGNPAVFTQGIIMETQQAKQTLADIEARHADIIKLENSIRELHDMFMDMAMLVESQGEMIDRIEYHVEHAVDYVQTATQDTKKALKYQSKARRKMIFIMICVTIAIIILIIILVQTIK
- the LOC124406081 gene encoding syntaxin-1A isoform X5 translates to MTKDRLAALVAAQSDDDDVADEVSVNVGGQDDFMTEFFAEVEEIREMIDKIQTNVEEVKKKHSAILSAPQTDEKVKMELEDLMADIKKTANKVRAKLKVIEQNIEQEEHTNKSSADLRIRKTQHSTLSRKFVEVMTEYNRTQTDYRERCKGRIQRQLEITGRTTTNEELEEMLEQGNPAVFTQGIIMETQQAKQTLADIEARHADIIKLENSIRELHDMFMDMAMLVESQGELVDRIEYCVTQTKDHVGQAQGQLGQAEEYRSKARKGV
- the LOC124406081 gene encoding syntaxin-1A isoform X1 → MTKDRLAALVAAQSDDDDVADEVSVNVGGQDDFMTEFFAEVEEIREMIDKIQTNVEEVKKKHSAILSAPQTDEKVKMELEDLMADIKKTANKVRAKLKVIEQNIEQEEHTNKSSADLRIRKTQHSTLSRKFVEVMTEYNRTQTDYRERCKGRIQRQLEITGRTTTNEELEEMLEQGNPAVFTQGIIMETQQAKQTLADIEARHADIIKLENSIRELHDMFMDMAMLVESQGELVDRIEYCVTQTKDHVGQAQGQLGQAEEYRSKAQNDLHYDLRDNSNHHFDYHFGTNHKMSATNAHKTYFLCR
- the LOC124406081 gene encoding syntaxin-1A isoform X4, giving the protein MTKDRLAALVAAQSDDDDVADEVSVNVGGQDDFMTEFFAEVEEIREMIDKIQTNVEEVKKKHSAILSAPQTDEKVKMELEDLMADIKKTANKVRAKLKVIEQNIEQEEHTNKSSADLRIRKTQHSTLSRKFVEVMTEYNRTQTDYRERCKGRIQRQLEITGRTTTNEELEEMLEQGNPAVFTQGIIMETQQAKQTLADIEARHADIIKLENSIRELHDMFMDMAMLVESQGELVDRIEYCVTQTKDHVGQAQGQLGQAEEYRSKARKKMIFIMICVTIAIIILIIILVQTIK